The following are encoded in a window of Acidimicrobiia bacterium genomic DNA:
- a CDS encoding helix-turn-helix transcriptional regulator: MTNIDVSCCAPVAGGLDEGQARELSELLKVLADPARLRIVSMLATGEADEVCVCDMTAPLGLSQPTVSHHIKVLRESGFITSERRSKWVYHRLVPEQLEAVRAALSVGSPG; this comes from the coding sequence ATGACGAACATCGACGTTTCGTGTTGTGCCCCGGTCGCAGGAGGGTTGGATGAAGGGCAGGCTCGGGAACTTTCCGAACTCCTCAAGGTCCTCGCCGACCCGGCCCGCCTTCGGATCGTGTCGATGCTGGCTACCGGAGAGGCCGACGAAGTCTGCGTTTGTGACATGACCGCGCCGCTCGGTCTGTCACAGCCAACGGTCAGCCACCACATCAAGGTGCTGCGCGAGTCCGGGTTCATCACCTCGGAGCGACGGAGCAAATGGGTCTACCACCGGCTCGTCCCGGAACAACTCGAGGCGGTCCGCGCCGCATTGTCCGTCGGGTCGCCCGGCTGA